A genomic window from Agrobacterium tumefaciens includes:
- a CDS encoding LLM class flavin-dependent oxidoreductase, whose amino-acid sequence MKKIGFLSFGHWTPSPQSQTRSAADTLLQSIDLAVAAEELGADGAYFRVHHFARQLASPFPLLAAVGARTKSIEIGTGVIDMRYENPFYMAEDAGSADLIAGGRLQLGISRGSPEQVIDGWRYFGYRPAEGQSEEDMARQHTEVFLELLKGEGFAEPNPRPMFPNPPGLLRLEPHSEGLRERIWWGSSSNATAVWAAKLGMNLQSSTLKTDETGEPFHVQQAQQIRTFREAWKEAGHTREPRVSVSRSIFALVNDRDRSYFGYGNEGDDKIGYIDDKTRAIFGRSYAAEPEKLIEQLKADEAIAEADTLLLTVPNQLGVEYNAHVIETILKQVAPALGWR is encoded by the coding sequence ATGAAAAAGATCGGATTTTTATCCTTCGGCCACTGGACGCCCTCGCCCCAGTCGCAGACCCGCTCGGCTGCCGACACGCTGCTGCAATCGATCGACCTCGCTGTCGCGGCGGAAGAGCTGGGAGCCGACGGCGCCTATTTCCGCGTGCATCATTTCGCCCGTCAGCTGGCTTCACCCTTCCCGCTTCTGGCCGCAGTGGGCGCCAGAACGAAAAGCATCGAGATCGGCACCGGCGTCATCGACATGCGTTATGAAAACCCGTTCTACATGGCTGAAGATGCGGGTTCTGCCGATCTTATCGCCGGCGGCCGCCTGCAACTCGGCATCAGCCGCGGTTCGCCGGAACAGGTGATCGACGGCTGGCGTTATTTCGGTTACCGCCCCGCTGAAGGCCAGAGCGAAGAGGATATGGCGCGGCAGCATACCGAGGTCTTCCTCGAACTCTTGAAGGGCGAAGGTTTCGCTGAGCCGAACCCGCGCCCGATGTTCCCGAACCCGCCCGGCCTGTTGCGGCTGGAGCCGCATTCCGAAGGGCTGCGCGAGCGCATCTGGTGGGGTTCCAGTTCCAACGCCACGGCAGTGTGGGCGGCGAAGCTTGGCATGAACCTGCAAAGCTCCACCCTGAAGACGGACGAAACGGGCGAGCCCTTCCATGTCCAGCAGGCGCAACAGATCCGCACCTTCCGGGAAGCCTGGAAGGAAGCAGGCCACACCCGCGAACCCCGTGTTTCGGTCAGCCGCAGCATCTTCGCTCTCGTCAATGACCGCGACCGGTCCTATTTCGGTTACGGCAACGAGGGTGACGACAAGATCGGTTATATCGACGACAAGACGCGCGCGATCTTCGGGCGCAGCTATGCCGCCGAGCCTGAAAAACTGATCGAACAGCTGAAAGCCGACGAGGCCATCGCCGAGGCCGACACGCTGCTCCTCACCGTACCTAACCAGCTGGGCGTCGAATACAACGCCCATGTGATCGAGACGATCCTGAAGCAGGTGGCGCCCGCACTTGGCTGGCGCTAG
- a CDS encoding LysR family transcriptional regulator: MATPFTWDDLQYFLAVARTGQLSSAARSLRTSHATVSRHIDRLEFSLKTKLFERNPRGYELTTVGRRLVDTVERIEAEAERLQSDISESGSLLRGVVRLSAPEGFSNFFFVERLKDFAITHPHIMVEMVTIQQIMALSRKEADVAVTLDPPKAGPYINEQIIDYTLHIYASRSYLAGRPKITKREDLLDHFFIGYVQDLIFSPGLDYMRDVLPGLRPNFQSSSIFAQLTATLSGRGLCILPNFIAARFPDLQMVLAGEVELRRGYWLTSHQDFANVPRVRSLMDFILTTARAHENLFILDRRTIA, translated from the coding sequence ATGGCCACCCCTTTCACCTGGGACGACCTGCAATATTTTCTGGCCGTAGCCCGCACCGGGCAGCTCTCATCGGCAGCCAGAAGCCTGCGCACCAGCCACGCCACCGTCTCCCGCCATATCGACCGGCTGGAATTCTCGCTTAAAACCAAGCTGTTCGAGCGAAACCCGCGCGGTTATGAACTCACGACCGTCGGCCGGCGGCTGGTGGATACGGTCGAGCGTATCGAGGCGGAAGCGGAAAGACTGCAATCGGATATTTCCGAAAGCGGCAGCCTGCTGCGCGGCGTGGTGCGGCTCAGCGCACCGGAAGGTTTTTCCAATTTTTTCTTCGTTGAAAGGCTGAAGGACTTCGCCATCACGCATCCCCACATCATGGTGGAAATGGTGACGATCCAGCAGATCATGGCGCTGTCGAGAAAGGAGGCCGACGTGGCGGTCACGCTCGACCCACCGAAGGCCGGTCCCTATATCAACGAACAGATCATCGATTACACGCTGCATATCTATGCCTCGCGTTCCTATCTCGCCGGGCGACCGAAAATCACCAAGCGCGAGGATCTGCTCGATCATTTCTTTATCGGTTACGTGCAGGACCTGATCTTTTCGCCGGGTCTCGACTATATGCGCGACGTGCTGCCCGGCCTCAGACCCAACTTCCAGTCATCAAGCATTTTTGCCCAGCTGACCGCTACTCTCAGCGGCCGTGGCCTTTGCATATTGCCGAATTTCATCGCCGCGCGCTTTCCCGATTTGCAGATGGTGCTTGCCGGGGAAGTGGAACTGCGACGGGGCTACTGGCTGACGAGCCATCAGGACTTTGCCAACGTGCCGCGCGTCCGCTCGCTGATGGACTTCATCCTCACCACCGCGCGCGCCCACGAAAATCTCTTCATCCTCGACCGCAGGACGATTGCCTAA
- a CDS encoding ABC transporter substrate-binding protein → MRKSILLSTAMVLAAGTAAYAAEISDGKVKIGILNDQSGVYANFGGKYSYEAAKMAVEDFGGKVLNAPVEVVTADHQNKADVASNIARQWYDTEQVDSIMELTSSSVGLAVQALSKDKKKITVNTGAATTELTGKQCSPYGFHWAYDTYSLAVGTGGALVKQGGDSWFFLTADYAFGYSLEENTGNFVKANGGKVLGSVRHPLATTDYSSFLLQAQSSGAKVIGLANAGLDTSNAIKQAAEFGIVAGGQRLAALLFTLAEVHGLGLEAAQGLTLTEGFYWDRDDESRKFGERFKERTGAMPNMVHAGTYSAVLHYLKAIEKAGTDDADAVAKAMKEMPVNDVFSKDGRVAANGRMIHDMYLMEVKKPEESKQPWDYYKVLATIPGKEAFMDPAKSGCPLVTQ, encoded by the coding sequence ATGCGCAAGAGTATTCTTTTATCCACGGCCATGGTCCTAGCCGCGGGCACCGCCGCTTATGCCGCCGAGATTTCCGACGGCAAGGTCAAGATCGGCATCCTGAACGACCAGTCGGGCGTCTATGCCAATTTCGGCGGCAAATATTCTTACGAGGCCGCGAAGATGGCGGTCGAGGATTTCGGCGGCAAGGTGCTCAATGCGCCGGTGGAAGTGGTGACCGCCGACCACCAGAACAAGGCGGATGTCGCCTCCAATATCGCCCGCCAATGGTACGACACCGAACAGGTCGATTCGATCATGGAATTGACGTCGTCCTCGGTGGGCCTCGCCGTACAGGCGCTTTCCAAGGACAAGAAGAAGATTACCGTCAATACGGGTGCGGCAACCACCGAGCTGACGGGCAAACAATGCAGCCCCTATGGTTTCCATTGGGCCTATGACACCTATTCGCTGGCAGTCGGCACCGGCGGCGCGCTTGTCAAGCAGGGCGGCGACAGCTGGTTCTTCCTGACCGCAGACTATGCCTTCGGTTATTCGCTGGAAGAAAACACCGGCAATTTCGTCAAGGCCAATGGCGGCAAGGTGCTGGGTTCCGTGCGCCATCCGCTGGCCACGACGGATTATTCCTCCTTCCTGCTGCAGGCGCAGTCTTCGGGCGCGAAGGTCATAGGCCTTGCCAATGCCGGTCTCGATACCTCCAACGCCATCAAGCAGGCGGCCGAATTCGGTATCGTGGCGGGCGGCCAGCGGCTTGCGGCGCTTCTCTTCACGCTTGCCGAAGTCCACGGCCTCGGTCTGGAAGCGGCTCAAGGGTTGACGCTGACGGAAGGTTTTTATTGGGACCGCGACGATGAATCGCGCAAGTTCGGTGAACGTTTCAAGGAACGCACTGGCGCCATGCCGAACATGGTTCATGCCGGCACTTACTCTGCCGTGCTGCACTACCTGAAGGCCATCGAAAAGGCCGGTACGGATGATGCCGATGCCGTCGCCAAGGCCATGAAGGAAATGCCGGTCAACGACGTTTTCTCGAAGGACGGCCGTGTGGCCGCCAATGGCCGCATGATCCACGACATGTATCTCATGGAAGTGAAGAAGCCGGAGGAAAGCAAGCAGCCGTGGGATTATTACAAGGTACTTGCCACCATCCCCGGCAAGGAAGCCTTCATGGACCCCGCAAAGAGCGGTTGCCCGCTGGTAACGCAGTAA
- a CDS encoding branched-chain amino acid ABC transporter permease, whose protein sequence is MTMIFGVPIQALLGQLLIGLINGSFYALLSLGLAVIFGLLRVINFAHGAQYMLGAFVAFLGLQYFGINFWVALVVTPLVVALLGAIVERLMLSRLYDLDPLYGLLFTFGLALVVEGTFRWLYGAAGQPYSVPPQLAGGTNLGFMFLPNYRAFVVVISLVACIATWALIEKTRLGSYLRAATENPTLVQAFGINVPVLLTLTYALGAGLAGFTGVLAAPIYQVSPLMGTNLIIVVFAVVVVGGMGSIMGAIVTGYMLGIAEGLTKVFYPEASNIVIFVIMAFVLLIRPAGLFGKDA, encoded by the coding sequence ATGACGATGATCTTCGGCGTTCCAATTCAGGCACTGCTCGGGCAATTGCTGATCGGCCTCATCAACGGTTCGTTTTATGCCCTGCTGTCGCTTGGCCTTGCCGTCATTTTCGGCCTGTTGCGTGTCATCAATTTTGCGCATGGCGCGCAATATATGCTCGGCGCTTTTGTGGCCTTCCTCGGCCTGCAATATTTCGGCATCAATTTCTGGGTGGCGCTGGTGGTGACGCCGCTTGTCGTGGCGCTTCTCGGTGCGATCGTCGAACGTCTCATGCTGTCACGGCTTTACGATCTCGATCCGCTTTATGGGCTGCTCTTCACTTTCGGCCTGGCGCTGGTGGTGGAAGGCACGTTCCGCTGGCTTTATGGCGCTGCGGGCCAACCCTATTCGGTTCCGCCGCAGCTTGCCGGCGGCACCAATCTCGGCTTCATGTTCCTGCCGAACTACCGCGCTTTCGTCGTCGTCATTTCGCTGGTCGCCTGCATTGCGACATGGGCGCTGATCGAAAAAACAAGACTCGGCTCCTATCTGCGGGCCGCGACGGAAAACCCGACGCTGGTGCAGGCTTTCGGCATCAACGTGCCGGTACTGCTGACGCTGACCTACGCGCTGGGTGCCGGCCTTGCAGGCTTCACCGGCGTGCTGGCGGCGCCCATCTATCAGGTCTCGCCGCTGATGGGCACCAACCTCATCATCGTCGTTTTTGCCGTGGTCGTGGTTGGCGGCATGGGGTCGATCATGGGTGCCATTGTCACCGGTTACATGCTCGGCATTGCGGAGGGCCTTACCAAGGTGTTCTACCCGGAAGCCTCCAACATCGTCATTTTCGTCATCATGGCCTTTGTGCTGCTCATCCGCCCCGCCGGACTTTTCGGAAAGGACGCCTGA
- a CDS encoding ABC transporter ATP-binding protein: protein MSLLKIKNLTVKFATATGAFTAVNGIDVSVDKHEVLAIVGESGSGKSVSMLAVMGLLPDTATITADEMTFDGTNLLAMTPQERRKLIGREITMIFQEPVASLNPSFTVGFQIEEVLRLNLGMGRSAARARALELFRAVGIPDPETKLNAYPHQMSGGQCQRVMIAIAIASKPRLLIADEPTTALDVTIQKQILDLLMNLQEEYGMALILITHDMGVVAETADRVVVQYKGRKMEEADVLSLFEAPQHPYTKALLSALPENATGDRLPTVSDFFGKEGVQ from the coding sequence ATGAGCCTGCTGAAAATCAAGAACCTCACCGTCAAGTTCGCCACGGCCACCGGCGCGTTCACGGCCGTCAACGGCATCGACGTGTCCGTGGACAAGCACGAAGTGCTCGCCATCGTCGGGGAGTCCGGTTCGGGCAAGTCGGTATCCATGCTCGCCGTGATGGGGCTTCTGCCCGATACGGCGACGATTACCGCCGACGAGATGACCTTTGACGGCACGAACCTGCTGGCCATGACGCCACAAGAGCGTCGCAAGCTGATCGGCCGCGAGATCACCATGATCTTTCAGGAGCCGGTCGCTTCGCTCAACCCGTCGTTCACGGTCGGTTTCCAGATCGAGGAGGTGCTGCGCCTCAATCTCGGCATGGGCCGGTCCGCCGCGCGTGCGCGGGCGCTCGAACTGTTCCGGGCCGTCGGTATTCCCGATCCTGAAACCAAGCTCAACGCCTATCCGCACCAGATGTCCGGCGGTCAATGCCAGCGTGTGATGATCGCGATCGCAATCGCCTCCAAACCGCGTCTGCTGATCGCCGACGAGCCGACGACCGCGCTCGACGTGACGATCCAGAAACAGATCCTCGATCTGTTGATGAACCTGCAGGAAGAATATGGCATGGCGCTGATCCTCATCACCCATGACATGGGTGTTGTGGCGGAAACCGCAGACCGCGTCGTGGTGCAATATAAGGGCCGCAAGATGGAGGAGGCGGATGTCTTAAGCCTCTTCGAAGCCCCGCAGCATCCCTATACCAAGGCATTGCTTTCGGCCCTGCCGGAAAATGCGACCGGTGACCGCCTGCCCACGGTTTCCGATTTCTTCGGCAAGGAGGGCGTTCAATGA
- a CDS encoding ABC transporter ATP-binding protein, with protein sequence MAAMLEVSNLKSWYGESQALHGVDLTVGEGETITILGRNGVGKTTTLRTIMGIIRNRKGSIKLGGKDMMPVPLHRTAKYGLGFVPEERGIFATLSVEENLKLPPVVASGGMTLDEIYELFPNLYERRASPGTKLSGGEQQMLAMARILRTGVKVLLLDEPTEGLAPVIVQRIGEVLKTLKSRGMTVVLVEQNFRFASRIADRFYLMDHGQMVGNFPVGELSGRMGELNKVLGV encoded by the coding sequence ATGGCGGCAATGCTCGAAGTCTCCAACCTGAAATCCTGGTATGGCGAAAGCCAGGCGCTGCACGGTGTCGATCTGACGGTCGGCGAGGGTGAAACCATCACCATTCTCGGCCGCAACGGCGTGGGGAAGACCACGACGCTGCGCACCATCATGGGCATCATCCGCAACCGCAAGGGTTCCATCAAGCTCGGCGGCAAGGATATGATGCCGGTGCCGCTGCATCGAACTGCGAAATACGGCCTTGGTTTCGTGCCGGAAGAGCGCGGCATCTTCGCGACGCTGAGCGTCGAGGAAAATCTGAAGCTGCCGCCCGTCGTCGCATCCGGCGGCATGACTCTCGATGAGATATACGAGCTGTTTCCCAATCTTTATGAACGTCGGGCGAGCCCCGGCACGAAGCTCTCCGGTGGCGAGCAGCAGATGCTGGCCATGGCGCGCATCCTGCGCACCGGGGTGAAGGTGCTGCTGCTTGATGAACCGACCGAGGGACTTGCCCCTGTTATCGTCCAGCGCATCGGCGAGGTGCTGAAGACACTGAAGAGCCGCGGCATGACCGTGGTTCTGGTCGAGCAGAATTTCCGTTTCGCCAGCCGCATCGCCGACCGCTTCTACCTGATGGATCATGGCCAGATGGTCGGCAATTTTCCGGTGGGCGAGCTTTCCGGCCGCATGGGCGAACTCAACAAGGTGCTGGGGGTTTAA
- a CDS encoding ATP-binding cassette domain-containing protein has product MSIVVEGRGITRHYHVPGGLFGGAKTVQALKGIDFAVERGKTLAIVGESGSGKSTLARIIALIDPASGGELKIDGQPVDIAKRRPGTDMRSKVQMVFQNPYGSLNPRQKVGDVLMEPLVINTGMPASERRERAEAMLVKVGLGPEHFNRYPHMFSGGQRQRIAIARALMLNPALLVLDEPVSALDLSVQAQVLNLLRDLQEEFELTYVFVSHDLSVVRYIADDVMVISKGEAVEQGTREELFADPKHAYTRQLFAATPITDVDAIRARVERRKAARQAATA; this is encoded by the coding sequence ATGAGCATCGTTGTCGAAGGCAGGGGCATTACCCGCCATTATCACGTTCCGGGCGGCCTGTTTGGCGGCGCCAAGACGGTTCAGGCGCTGAAGGGCATCGATTTCGCTGTCGAGCGTGGCAAGACGCTCGCCATCGTCGGGGAATCCGGTTCGGGCAAGTCGACGCTTGCGCGCATCATCGCGCTGATCGATCCGGCATCCGGCGGCGAGCTGAAGATCGATGGCCAGCCGGTCGATATCGCCAAGCGTCGTCCCGGCACCGACATGCGCTCCAAGGTGCAGATGGTGTTCCAGAACCCCTATGGCAGCCTCAATCCGCGCCAGAAGGTGGGCGACGTGCTGATGGAACCTTTGGTCATCAACACGGGGATGCCGGCTTCCGAGCGTCGCGAGCGGGCTGAAGCCATGCTGGTGAAGGTGGGCCTGGGGCCGGAACACTTCAACCGCTATCCGCACATGTTCTCGGGCGGCCAGCGCCAGCGCATCGCCATTGCACGGGCGTTGATGCTCAATCCGGCACTTCTGGTGCTGGACGAACCGGTCTCGGCGCTCGATCTGTCGGTACAGGCGCAGGTGCTGAACCTGCTCAGGGATCTGCAGGAAGAGTTCGAACTCACCTACGTCTTCGTCAGCCACGATCTTTCCGTGGTCCGCTATATCGCCGATGACGTGATGGTCATCTCGAAGGGCGAGGCCGTGGAGCAGGGAACGCGCGAGGAACTGTTCGCCGATCCCAAGCACGCCTATACGCGCCAGCTTTTTGCAGCCACGCCGATTACGGATGTCGACGCCATCCGCGCCCGCGTGGAACGCCGTAAGGCGGCACGGCAGGCTGCGACGGCTTGA
- a CDS encoding mannitol dehydrogenase family protein, whose amino-acid sequence MTERLSAAALPRLPQSVATPTYDRQTATPGIVHLGVGAFHRAHQAVFIDDCLNRGETQWGIVAASLRSPDTRDAIEPQDNLYTFCLRDGENERLRVIGSILETIVAPEDPERLVERLSDPRVLIVTLTVTEKGYLTNLASRSLLRDHPDILHDLEHPDRPRSIFGFILAATRRRRAEGSLPLTLLSCDNLPANGHVLRKLLLEFASLADKELGTFIETNIAFPCSMVDRIVPATTDKDRDAVSAALGARDAWPVVAEPYFRFVIEDNFPHGRPALEKSGVEFVGNVEPYEHMKLRMLNGSHSAIAAIGQIAGLPTVADAWAETPVRDFIDAYWREIDRTLDPAVDGAEFVAGLRERFANPSLQHKTMQIASDASQKVPLRILAPLRELLEEKAESRAVIFAVALWIRSCADMDEKGQPITILDPAFKEWDAPDQLTMSPDAVVDRFLTFGRTFGEDLPENETFVSTLKAAYRNIRENGALGAIGKFLKS is encoded by the coding sequence ATGACAGAGAGGCTTTCCGCTGCCGCCCTGCCCCGCCTGCCGCAATCCGTCGCAACACCCACCTATGACCGCCAGACCGCTACACCGGGCATCGTGCATCTTGGCGTCGGCGCCTTTCATCGCGCGCATCAGGCAGTTTTCATCGACGATTGCCTCAACCGCGGCGAGACGCAATGGGGCATTGTCGCCGCCTCCCTCAGAAGCCCGGACACCCGCGACGCCATAGAGCCGCAGGATAATCTCTACACCTTCTGCCTGCGTGACGGAGAAAACGAGCGCCTGCGCGTCATCGGCTCCATCCTCGAAACCATCGTCGCACCTGAGGACCCCGAACGGCTGGTGGAACGGCTCTCCGATCCGCGCGTCCTTATCGTGACGCTGACGGTGACGGAGAAGGGTTATCTGACCAATCTCGCATCCCGAAGCCTGCTGCGCGATCATCCCGATATTCTCCATGATCTCGAACATCCGGACCGGCCGCGTTCCATCTTCGGTTTCATTCTTGCCGCCACAAGGCGCAGGCGCGCTGAAGGCTCCCTGCCGCTGACGCTTCTGTCCTGCGATAACCTGCCGGCCAACGGACATGTGCTGCGAAAGCTGCTGCTGGAATTTGCAAGCCTTGCGGACAAGGAGCTGGGAACATTCATCGAAACCAATATTGCCTTCCCCTGCTCGATGGTGGACCGGATCGTTCCCGCAACCACCGATAAGGATCGGGATGCGGTATCCGCGGCACTTGGCGCGCGCGATGCCTGGCCCGTGGTGGCCGAGCCCTATTTCCGCTTCGTCATCGAGGACAATTTTCCGCATGGAAGGCCGGCGCTCGAAAAATCGGGTGTGGAATTTGTCGGCAATGTCGAACCATATGAGCATATGAAGCTCAGAATGCTGAACGGTTCCCATAGCGCCATCGCGGCCATCGGCCAGATCGCCGGCCTTCCGACAGTGGCCGATGCCTGGGCCGAAACGCCCGTGCGCGATTTCATCGATGCCTATTGGCGCGAGATCGACCGGACACTCGACCCCGCCGTCGACGGCGCGGAATTCGTGGCTGGCCTGCGGGAGCGTTTCGCCAACCCTTCCCTGCAACACAAGACGATGCAGATCGCCTCCGACGCTTCGCAGAAAGTGCCGCTGCGCATTCTCGCCCCCTTACGCGAATTGCTGGAAGAGAAGGCCGAAAGCAGGGCCGTCATTTTCGCGGTCGCCCTGTGGATCAGGTCCTGCGCGGACATGGATGAAAAGGGTCAGCCGATCACCATTCTCGATCCTGCTTTCAAGGAATGGGATGCCCCGGACCAACTGACAATGTCGCCCGATGCCGTCGTCGACCGTTTTCTCACCTTCGGGCGCACATTTGGCGAGGACCTTCCTGAAAACGAGACCTTCGTCTCAACCCTGAAGGCCGCTTATCGCAATATTCGGGAAAATGGCGCGCTGGGGGCCATCGGCAAGTTTTTGAAGTCCTGA
- a CDS encoding mandelate racemase/muconate lactonizing enzyme family protein: MKITAVEPFILHLPLTSESISDSTHSITHWGVVGAKITTSDGLEGYGFTGTHAHLPSDRLITSCISDCYAPLLVGEDASDHSRLWMKLARYPALQWVGRAGITHLALAAVDVALWDLKAKKAGVPLWHYLGGARTAGVEAYNTDIGWLSFTLEKLLAGSAKAVEEDGFTRLKLKVGHDDPNIDIARLAAVRKRVGSSVRIAIDGNGKWDLPTCQRFCAAAKDLDIYWFEEPLWYDDVTSHARLARNTSIPIALGEQLYTVDAFRSFIDAGAVAYVQPDVTRLGGITEYIQVADLALAHRLPVVPHAGEMSQVHVHLSYWHPASTILEYIPWIKDHFEEPIHVRDGVYKRPELPGASTTPLVESIARYGKAVK, encoded by the coding sequence ATGAAAATAACCGCTGTCGAACCTTTCATCCTGCATCTGCCGCTGACTTCGGAGTCGATTTCCGATTCCACCCACAGCATCACTCACTGGGGCGTCGTCGGCGCAAAAATCACCACCAGTGACGGTCTCGAGGGCTATGGGTTCACCGGCACCCATGCACATTTGCCATCCGACAGGCTGATCACATCCTGCATCAGCGATTGTTATGCGCCCCTGCTGGTGGGGGAGGACGCCTCCGACCATTCGCGGCTCTGGATGAAACTTGCCCGTTACCCCGCATTGCAATGGGTTGGCCGTGCAGGCATCACGCATCTGGCGCTGGCCGCGGTCGACGTGGCGCTCTGGGATTTGAAGGCGAAAAAGGCGGGCGTGCCGCTCTGGCATTACCTGGGCGGCGCGCGCACGGCCGGCGTGGAAGCCTATAATACCGATATCGGCTGGCTTTCCTTCACGCTGGAGAAGCTGCTGGCGGGCAGCGCCAAGGCGGTGGAGGAAGATGGCTTCACCCGCCTGAAGCTCAAGGTCGGGCATGACGATCCGAATATCGACATTGCGCGTCTCGCCGCCGTCCGCAAACGCGTCGGCTCTTCCGTCAGGATTGCGATTGACGGCAATGGCAAGTGGGACCTGCCGACCTGCCAGCGCTTCTGCGCGGCGGCGAAAGATCTCGATATCTACTGGTTCGAGGAGCCGCTCTGGTATGACGATGTCACGAGCCATGCGCGGCTGGCGCGGAATACGTCCATTCCCATCGCGCTTGGGGAGCAGCTTTATACGGTGGATGCGTTCCGCTCATTCATCGATGCGGGTGCGGTTGCCTATGTCCAACCGGATGTGACCCGGCTCGGCGGCATCACCGAATATATCCAGGTCGCCGACCTTGCACTCGCCCATCGCCTGCCCGTCGTGCCGCATGCCGGCGAGATGAGCCAGGTGCATGTGCACCTGAGCTACTGGCATCCGGCCTCGACCATTCTCGAATATATTCCGTGGATCAAGGATCATTTCGAAGAACCGATCCATGTTCGCGACGGCGTTTACAAGCGGCCCGAGCTTCCGGGCGCCAGCACCACGCCTCTGGTCGAAAGCATTGCCCGCTATGGCAAGGCTGTGAAATGA
- a CDS encoding ABC transporter ATP-binding protein — translation MTIAPALAGQAEPRVVLSARGLSKTFGAFAAVKNVDLDVHHARVHALIGPNGAGKTTVFNLLTKFLQPTGGAITFMGTDITRTPPDKVARLGLVRSFQISAVFPHLTVLENVRVALQRPNSLATQFWLPLSSLDRLNARAEELIAMVGLTREKHALAADLSYGRKRVLEIATTLALDPKVLLLDEPMAGMGGEDVAHVAELIREVAKTRAVLMVEHNLKVVADICHHVTVLQRGEILAEGDYAAVAADPRVRTAYMGTEEA, via the coding sequence ATGACGATCGCTCCCGCCCTTGCCGGGCAGGCCGAACCTCGCGTCGTTCTTTCGGCGCGCGGTCTCTCCAAGACCTTCGGCGCATTCGCGGCCGTGAAAAACGTCGATCTCGACGTCCACCATGCCCGCGTGCATGCGCTTATCGGTCCGAACGGTGCCGGCAAAACCACGGTCTTCAACCTGTTGACCAAGTTTCTCCAGCCGACAGGCGGGGCGATCACCTTCATGGGAACGGACATAACAAGGACGCCGCCGGACAAGGTGGCGCGTCTCGGCCTCGTCAGGTCTTTCCAGATATCGGCGGTGTTTCCGCATCTGACGGTTCTGGAAAACGTGCGGGTGGCGTTGCAGCGGCCCAACAGCCTTGCAACGCAGTTCTGGCTGCCGCTCTCCTCGCTCGACAGGCTGAACGCCCGCGCCGAGGAGCTGATCGCCATGGTCGGCCTGACACGAGAAAAACATGCGCTTGCGGCCGATCTTTCTTACGGCCGCAAGCGGGTCCTCGAAATCGCCACCACGCTGGCGCTCGATCCGAAGGTTCTGCTGCTCGATGAACCGATGGCAGGCATGGGCGGCGAGGATGTCGCCCACGTCGCCGAACTCATCCGTGAGGTGGCAAAGACACGCGCGGTGCTGATGGTCGAACACAATCTGAAAGTCGTGGCCGATATTTGCCACCACGTCACGGTCCTGCAACGCGGTGAAATTCTGGCGGAGGGCGATTATGCCGCTGTTGCCGCCGATCCGCGTGTGCGCACGGCCTATATGGGCACGGAGGAGGCTTGA
- a CDS encoding GntR family transcriptional regulator, with the protein MNTLVKVTLAEQAHQELRARIVSGRLRGGERLLPNELAADLGISPTPVKEACLKLEADGLVVNSSRRGMVVRDFTVEDVEELYAARMLLEKGAVEVAFDAGQLDEALHAQLLQSLVKHREFAKGSTLDELSKALFYDRRFHTDLVSAARIPVISGSHERILDQTHTVFVSILGDYARSVEEHQNIADAIAAGSKAQIVDALWRHLERSRQNTLRQVRILKEARA; encoded by the coding sequence ATGAACACGCTGGTCAAAGTCACACTCGCCGAACAGGCGCATCAGGAATTGCGGGCACGCATCGTCAGCGGCAGATTGCGCGGCGGCGAGCGCCTGCTGCCCAATGAGCTTGCCGCCGATCTCGGCATCAGCCCCACGCCGGTCAAGGAAGCCTGCCTGAAACTCGAGGCGGACGGGCTGGTGGTCAACTCCTCCCGGCGCGGTATGGTGGTGCGTGATTTTACGGTGGAGGATGTGGAGGAACTCTACGCCGCCAGAATGCTGCTGGAAAAAGGTGCCGTGGAAGTGGCCTTCGACGCCGGGCAACTGGATGAAGCGCTGCATGCGCAGCTTCTGCAAAGCCTCGTAAAACATCGCGAATTTGCCAAAGGCTCCACCCTCGACGAGTTGTCAAAGGCGCTTTTTTACGACCGCCGCTTTCACACCGATCTGGTTTCAGCCGCACGCATTCCGGTCATTTCCGGTTCGCATGAGCGCATTCTCGACCAGACCCATACGGTTTTCGTGTCGATCCTCGGCGACTATGCCCGCTCGGTCGAGGAGCACCAGAATATTGCCGATGCCATTGCCGCCGGCAGCAAGGCGCAGATTGTCGACGCCCTATGGCGGCATCTCGAGCGCAGCCGGCAGAATACGTTGCGCCAGGTACGCATACTCAAAGAGGCCCGGGCCTGA